DNA from Sulfitobacter albidus:
GTCTGAACTCGTCCGCGGGCACAGGCCATTTCTACGTCACCAAAAAGAACGCGCGCACGATGACCGAGAAGATGGTCATCAAGAAATACGACCCCGTCGCGCGCAAGCACGTCGAGTACAAGGAAGGCAAGATCAAATAAGATCTGCCGCCATGACCTGATGAAAGGCCGCACCTCCGGGTGCGGTCTTTTGCGTTCAAGGATACGCCATGCGCCGCATCATGATCGTTGGAGGGCCGGGATCGGGAAAGTCGACGCTT
Protein-coding regions in this window:
- the rpmG gene encoding 50S ribosomal protein L33, producing the protein MAKPTTIKIRLNSSAGTGHFYVTKKNARTMTEKMVIKKYDPVARKHVEYKEGKIK